CTTTCATTGATCATATACTCCCTCACTCTTGTCCCATTGTTGAAGTATGTTTTCATTGTATGCAGAGCAAATGATAATGGCCAAGGTACTGATCAAACCTTTGGGCACAAGGTTTTCTTTGgtttttatttaattgattCATGTTATATACCCCCTCACTCTTGCTCAGTGTCCCCACTGTTGGGATCTCACACTTTATTTAAGCTGCTTCGGTTTCCTTCTTATATGGTAATGCTTCACTTATAGACAAGCTTTGCACAATATGATGCACTTCCTCTCTTAGTTCTTACTTGCACTGCATTTTATCAAACCAACATTCCACACCTTTTCCTCTAATTCTGCGCTGTCATGTTGAGGAAGGTGTTTGGTTCTTTACGTTTTCTACTTTGACTGTAGTTTTGTGACTTTTTGTGACTATATATTAAATATGTAGTGCTACACTGATAATATTACATAATGATTGCCCACTCAGCCAAATGCAATTTTCTGGTTTCATAACCATCATATTGCAGTGTGGCTCCATTCACCAATTTGTCTAGGACCTTTCTGTATATGTCACTCTCTTATTCTGTTATTTACTATTTAATTGAATATAGTTATCAGTATGTTTTCTAAATCTTAGTCAACTTAAAATACACTTACATTGATAGTTATGATATGTATGATACAAGAGAAAACCAACAGTTTGTACTGGTGGGATAATTTTGCTCTGAACGAAAATTAAGATGCCTAGCAAAGACAATGAAAACCTGATACTTACGATTTTTACAGTTGAGACAAGTGCAACTGGAAATAATAATGAGTTACCATGTTGAATGCTGTTGTCATGTTTTCATCTAAGTACTTTATTTTATAAATGCTTTCTTGAGCACTGGGAATCCACTGCTCTGCATTTCAGAGATATACTCTAACTCTATAAGGTTTTGATAGAGCAATAATAGTGTCGAGGGACTAATCTCTTCATAATTTAAAACCTATTCCCTGTTTTATGTGAAGACTgattttgttttattctttactGGTGCAGGAGGTACATTTGCTCTTTATTCGTTGCTATGTAGACATGCAAATGTAAATACTATCCCAAACCGGCATAGAACAGATGAGGATTTGACAACATATAGTCGTTTTAAACTCCAAGACAAATCATTTGCCTCAAAAACTAGGCAATGGCTAGAGAATCATTCATCCAGAAAGAATTCCCTTCTTCTCCTTGTTCTTGTTGGCACTTGCATGGTAATTGGAGATGGAATTCTCACTCCAGCAATATCAGGTATATGCCAAACTCCAAACACACCATCACACTATGGCTTCTATTACTTGTTAAGGCAGTGTTCAGCGTAAGAACGTTTATTGATTTCCTCTTAACATCTGCAAATAATAGCTGCATGGATGTGCTTGTGTGCATATAGAGTAATTTGTATGCAGTGAATGATATAGTCATAGTAGAATTTTAACTCTCTTAGAAATCACGGGGTCTGCATGACTGCATGCATATTCTTCTTATTTTAATTGCCTGAGATTAGCattatcaaaaaaataataaaaaaattgccTGAGAATAGCTGAAAGGCTAAAAGAGCAGAACTATAAGAAAGCCTTAACTTTCTGCTAATTTAGGTGGAGCAAGTTTATGTAGACATGTAGTTAGCAGACAGTCTCCTGTATACCATACTGAGGATGAAAAGGAATTAGATCATGCTTATCTACAGTAGTGGAATGTCAAGTACTTATACCATGTGTCTCTTTGGTACCCCAGCTAGATGCCTGGAGGTTTGGTTCAAGGAAGCTTGAGAGCGTTAAACATCTTATCATAATTTGATACCAAACAGGATTATTTCACGATATTGAGAGCGTTAAACATCTTATCATAATTTGATACCAAACAGGATTATTTCACGATAGGTATGGGTTAACTTTTAGTAACCAAATTTTTTTGGCATTTATCTCATCAATGAGTAGAATAACGTTGTCTTTATGCTTTTATATGGCAATCAGGATACTACATTTCTGAGGATAAGTGACATGTTGTCCAATATATGTCAAGCTTAGAGCTTGCTTATGTTTGACTACAATCTGCAATGGCGAGTAATACCTATGAGCTCGAGACCATAAGTTGTAACCCGAGTTTTACCGCCATTGCAAATTTGTTCCATGATTGCAATGCAATCCATCATCGATGTGTGAACCACCTTTGACATCAAATTCTTCTAAGATCCATGTATTAAAGCCTAATTAATTTTGTTGAGATAAGGCTCTGAGCATCTAACTTGTTTCTGTTTAAGGATATCCCGAAAGCACTTGCTGCTTGCCACCTATGGCAACATTTTTCTCTTGGTACTCTGTATTGGCCACCACATCTCAAGGCTTCCATTCCCTTTCTAGCCTTTCTTGGCTTCTATATCCATGCCATGCAAAAGCGAGATATTTGCTTGGGGCCTGAGGaattaatgaaggaaataagtTCATCTGAATCCTCCCTCCCATCTAAGCCCTTTTTTGGGAGATGCCTAGCTGAAAGCCTGAGACTAGGGACATCCATGAACAACTGCTCTGTCTTCCGAAGGGAAATCATATACTTCCGAAGAATTTTGTTTTGTAGCAATCACATACTTTATTTGTTTTGTTAGAATAATgtcttgaatcggtcaagccccttactgcaacgccccagcACGAGAACTTTACGGTATCTGTTATTCTGGACTAGagttatctgttttgggcctattttttgggattttccgcatctgtctagagagtactatataaactctctagGTCATAACCCAGTcgtattctgtaatctgtactcctcaagatcaataaaactttattcccctctgcctgtggacgtagctaacacattgtagGTGAACATCTTTCGttgcatccgttataacatGTTTTCTTCTCCTGAAATTAGTGATTGGTGTTGTCCCTTTAATGCGCTTAGAAGTTTATGTTTTCAAATTGTTCTACTTCGTATATatttcctctgttttttttaaATACTTGCCACCACGCCTGGTTGTTATTTAAGCAAGTGATTAGAGAAAGTAAGCGGccaaattgattaaaataaattaaaccgTAATGACCTGACCCTTTCTCTAATCGGTGGTAAAATATTGATCAATTTGTCCGTTTACCTTCTGTAATCTCTTTCTTAAATTGTGTGTCAAAGAGGTGTGTTGCAAGTAAAagaaaacggaggaagtatatcttAATAAATTCGTAATTCCTCCTTTCTGCTTTTCAGTGGCGTCTAAGAATTTCTTAGCTTCTTGAAGTTCCTCCACCAGTACATATCAACATAACTAACTTCTTTTTGCAGTTCTTTCAGCTTCTGGTGGGATCAAGGTAGACCACCCTAATTTGAGTAATGGTagtctcctctttctctctttgcTTTGTATTGTTCTCTCTGTTAAAGTGATCTTTCTTGTAAAGCGTTGCGCTGCTGTTCTTGCCAGCTTCTTTACATATTTTTCTTCGTATGCAGATGTGGTTGTGCTTGTTGCTGTTGTGATACTGGTGGGTTTGTTCAGCTTGCAACATTATGGTACCGATAAAGTTGGGTGGCTCTTTGCGCCAATTGTGCTGCTTTGGTTTCTGATGATTGGAGGTATTGGTGCATTCAACATCTGGAAATATGACAGCAGTGTACTGAAAGCTTTTTCACCGGTTTATCTATATCGCTATCTCAAAGGAGGAGGGAAAGATGGATGGACCTCCTTAGGGGGAATCATGCTTAGTATAACTGGTAAGAAACTAATGATAATCTTGTTTTGTGAATCACCTCATACAAAGAGTTGTAGCCATGTCTTTTCGTGTTCTTAAGTAGGTAGCAAAGGTTTTtaccaataatttttttattcactTCTAGATGGTAAAATTTTACAGGGACTGAAGCACTGTTTGCTGACTTGGCTCACTTTCCGGTATTGGCTGTGCAAATAGCATTCACAGTAATTGTGTTCCCCTGCCTTCTTCTAGCATATTCTGGACAAGCTGCTTATCTAGTAAATCATCAAGACCATGTGGAAGATGCATTCTATCATTCAATACCAGGTCTCTCTTATCTCAACCTCTCTTATTTTCTGTGCATTGACATGGATGCATAAAAGTATCAgattattaagaaaaaaaaacgacAGGAAGTAGGGAATTGAAATAGGGGGCAGTTCTAAAACTTTGTAAAGCTGACGGTAGGCCTCGAGATAATTAGTTATTGGAAGGACCAGGTTGTTATTTCAACTGCACTTACATTTATGGTTTACTTGGTACAAGTTTAAGAAGCTAATGGATGTCATAAACTTAGTATGCAACGTCCTGTGAATGTTTAAGGTGATACATTAACATTAAAGAACAACTTGTGTGTGTCCATTCGTTTCATCGTCAATAAGAACATCTAGAGATGTGAGCTGGAGTGATATTGAAAGCAAATGTTTTTTCTGTCCAATATGTATGACCTTTAGATATTCACAAGGGACATTTGCATGTAAATCCAGCACAGTTCTTAGTTTCTTACTAAATTAGCTGATAGTGCTCtttaaaaagaagaaaacatcgAGGCAATAAATTAACCTTGCTTACTTATGAAGAGgacaattaattttaatttttaattgtttCTTGTAATAGGAGTGTGACATATACTAATAAGTAATAACAGCTATGAGTGTGACAATGAGGTGCATTAAACTGCAGTGTCAGCTACAAATAAGATTCTTATGAATCTAATATGCTAATAATAACTATGAGTGTGACAACGATTCTACTTCTGATTAACCAAAAAGCTTACGCACTCTGAAGAATTAGGTTGTAGCTTAAAGAACATTATAGTCTTTCTTGGTGGCTGATGCTTTTGCTTGATTTCCAATCTTCCATGGGTTCAGACAATACATGATTGTTGTCAGTAGACTATCCTTTTTGTTCCTTACTGGAAAAGAAACTAATCCGTTCTTattctaaatgagattctaTGGGAGATTAAGTTTATTTCATGAAACAAATTGTACAGTATATAATTTCTTATGACTGTCAAGAtttataaatatttaatttgcaGATAGTATCTACTGGCCTGTATTCATCATAGCAACTTTGGCCGCGATTGTTGCAAGTCAGGCGACCATAACTGCAACGTTTTCAATTATAAAGCAGGCTCTTGCTTTAGGCTGCTTTCCAAGAGTGAAAGTAGTACACACTTCGAAGAAATTTCTTGGGCAAGTATACATTCCAGATATAAATTGGATACTTATGGTCCTATGCATAGCTGTAACTGCTGGATTTAGGAACCAAAATCAGATTGGAAATGCTTATGGTGAGTTAGATTCTTTTAGTTTTGCACAAGCCGTGTATTTGTTATGAAGTTACCAAGCACATCCTTTTGCATTAGCTTCCTTTTGAAGTTACCTTTTGAAGTAGTAATTGAAGTTGGGGCATCTTCTTAACAGGTACAGCAGTAGTGATAGTCATGTTAGCCACCACATTCCTGATGATTCTAATCATGTTGTTGGTTTGGCGGTGGCATTGGATACTTGTGTTGATCTTCACTGGTTTGTCATTACTGGTGGAGTTAACCTATTTTTCAGCTGTTCTGTTCAAAATTGATCAAGGTGGGTGGGTCCCACTTGTCATCGCAGCTGCCTTTCTAATTGTGATGGTGGTTTGGCACTATGGAACTGTGAAACGCTATGAGTTTGAAATGCATAGTAAGGTCTCAATGGCCTGGATTCTGGGGCTGGGACCAAGCTTAGGGTTGGTAAGGGTACCAGGAATTGGACTTGTGTACACGGAGCTAGCGAGTGGTGTCCCAAGCATTTTCTCTCACTTCATCACAAACTTACCAGCCATTCATTCAGTGGTTGTTTTTGTATGTGTAAAATACCTACCAGTATATACAGTACCTGAAGATGAAAGATTTCTGGTGAAGAGAATTGGACCGAAGAACTTCCATATGTTCCGTTGTGTAGCGAGGTATGGTTACAAGGACCTCCACAAGAAAGATGATGATTTTGAGAAGAAACTGTTTCATAATCTTTTCATGTTTGTTCGACTAGAGTCTATGATGGAAGGATGTACTGATTCTGAAGAATACAGTAGTAGTATATATGGTCAGCAAACAGCTGAGTCAAGAGACTGCTTTTTGGATAATGGAAGTACAATAATGTCTGAGTTTGAGCACACAATTGAGTCAGGGGATTCCATTGTGCCTGCAAATTCTCCGTTGCGACAAGTACATTTTAGGCCTAGGTCATCTGGGCAGGCAAGCAGCCAAAACGAGGTTGATGAATTGGATTTCTTGAATAGTTGTAGAGATTCTGGGGTTGTGCATATATTGGGCAACACTGTCGTCAAAGCAAGAAAAGATTCAAGGTTGTATAAAAGGATTGCTGTTGATTATATTTATGCGTTTCTTAGGAAGATTTGTAGGGAGCATAGCGTCATCTTTAATGTCCCGCATGAGAGTTTATTAAACGTTGGACAGGTATTTTATGTATAACCCATTATTATTTCATCAATAATCAAGATGCAAATTCTATTGTACACGGTACACCCCTAGGTAATAGGTATGGCCTAAGACTACTTTTTATGCAAATAGCTAATTATCTCTGCTACTCCGCCTTTTAAGTTGTACCTCATCATATGTAGAATATAGCTAGAACTGGCAAAAAttgacccaacccaccaacccaacccgaacccaacccaataataaagggttgggtcaagattttcaacccgtttaattaaatgggtcaacccaacccaacccgtttaattaaatgggttgggtcaggttgaaaatttcaacccgaaaacaacccgtctaacccgtttaagtgcaagcaagtatgtaatatatatatgtataatgtgatttgaaagattttatttctcattttcccttcaacattgaataattatttgacgttttgattcatgtcaaatacatattgaaaaattactttttgcaatgagatatgccataacaaaatcacctcgcaattctatagtcaaatcaatttacaattaaaagtgggaaaaaaaaattaaacgggtcaacttcaggtcaacccgtttatagttgggttgggttgggttgaaaatctcaacccgtttaattaaacaggtcgggttgggttgggaaaatctcaacctgtttataaatgggtcgacctgatttcgacccaacccaacccattgccAGCTCTAAATATAGCTTGTATAAGTTACTTACCACAACGCCACATCTTGAGGTGCCCATGCCACCACCTTtttaggttttagttttttacatCTCTCGttatttggaatcctattcatcTCTTTAGGCTTCTATTGAATCCAAAAACAAGTTTGATAATTCAAATCCAAGCAATCTTTGATGATACTCTTACAAGAATTTCCTAAGAAAACTATATTATCTATTGCCGTGATATCGTAAAagtttaaataataatattacatTCGAACAACCCAGCTCACGACGCAGAAGGTGGGCTAATCACACAAAACGTATAATTTCTCATTTAGACATTAATTAATGGACCATATTGTTGAACACCAAGTTAAGTATAGGAAGAGAGGCACTACTATTCTAGTAGAAAGACATTTACAATTTACAGCAAGAGAATAAAGACATGCCGAAATTCAAAACATCCAACTCGGACCATGTCATGGTTACACTTGCACACATATTGTCTCTGCATCACAACTTTCTAACCTCAGTTCTTTGGACGTTCCTCTTTGATTCCTTGGTAGCATCTTGGCTTCAGAATTCCCACATATGGGAGGTTTCTATAGACTTCAGCAAAGTCCATTCCATAACCTACTACAAATTTATCTGGACACTGCCAAAACTATAACTGTTAGACATACATCATCACCTTTAGATTCTAAGCTGACACAAACTTAATTATAATCATATGATGAAAACTCCAAACCCGCAGTCAGCAAATTTAAACATACAAAGTATAGTTTTGGGTGAATCAAACTAGTCCATTGAATTCAAGGAACACTATGACAAACACTTAACAGAACTCAGCATCACTAAAGAGCAAAACTTCTATCCATTTAAGAACTAATTCACTGGTAGTGTTATTGACAGCCCGCATGGTTATAAGTTATAACTTATCAAGGGTCTTCTCAAAACACATGACCTGTTTGCACTGTTGCAACAATTACGTGaccatttcatttcatttcagaCTAACCATTTCATTTCAGTTTAGAATTATAAccacaaaacaagaatatttcaAAAGTGATCGACACAGAAATTCACCTCAGACAACTGAGGCAAACACCAAAAGAAGTGATGACTCAAATCTCTGGAACAGATCTTACAAGTTTAAAAATGAAGGAACTAAACAAGGTTCACTCACTTAACTTTCTTAGTAAAAAATACAAGAGCTTATCTGACCAagtcaaactattaaaactGAGTTTAATGAAACCCCAATCACACAATGAATCTACTTCCTCTGATCAAGAAATTGAAGGACCTTAGGTTTCAGAATCCCATATAGATAAACAAAATGGTGGTTTAGCATTTCCTTATCATAAATTCACAATACCAATCTTTGGACAATGCATTATTACTTTATAAGGCACACTGGAACTAAAACAGGTTGCCAACTGCATCAAATCCAGAATCTCCACAACCAGGTACAAGGATACAATCCTTCAACTGTGGATGATCTCAACACACATTACGCTGATGAGAGAGAATAAAATTTTTGTTGTAGCCTAGGGCTTCTAAAATTTTGATGTAGGTTCAGATTTTATGCCATATTATATTAATCACAGTTTGAAATTGCCTTAAAAATAGTTTAAGTTGGCCTATCACCAGCAATCATTCAGAGACACCTAGAAAAGGCAGACAGAGAACAATGCCACATTACCTCAAATCCACCATAGAACTTTCCTTTGCCCACCAGCTCTATGGAAACCTTTCTCCTTGATGGCTTATCAAGGAAGGTACACACTGATACAGAAGATGCTCCCTTTGATTTCAAATATTCAATGAGCTTCGATAAGGTGTTCCCTGTATCAACAATGTCCTCAACCTGAATACAATGGAAGAATGACAAGCACATAAGCAATTATCATATCCTAGTGGATATTGTTCATAGTCAATTATTCCTTTCTCTTCGGCTTTTGACTTTTTAAATATAtagacactttttttttttaatctataGAATGATGGGAACCATTTTCAGAAACTTGTTGCAACATGTTCCGATTCGGATTCATGAAATTTTGACAAGGTATACCTAATTCCTATTGAGTTAGGGAGATGTCTCTACAAATTCTAATACATTAGGTTGAACAGACTAGATCAACAACAAAGTATTTTGCAGAAAAGGTGAAATATAAGATATCGATAGCAATATCAACTCAATCACCCTTCTATCAATCAAAAGTATCGAGCATAGGGAAAAATGAAGGTGCATAAATCTGTTAGACGGGAAAACTGACCGCTACAGAGTACAGATCATCAAATGTTAACCTCCTAATCTCCTATTGACTAATGCCAATGCTCTTAGAGGGAAAACTGACTGCTACAGATCATCAAACATATACCCCCGACCCCATTACCAAAAAGTTTCAACAGTCAACAACATAAATAGAATTTGACCAGAGCACTTCTAATCAGAACTCAAAACCATATGTTTTACGTCATAAAATACACCAAGTATTTCAAAATTATACAACTATTAGCTGATTAAGAGCATATGAAGACTTTGCAAGCATATCACTAGTCGAGTCTTACGAATTGATAATAGGTTAAAAGAAATGGCAAATCCATCACAAAATTATCTTAACAGCTTCAGACTTTCAGCCCCCATTACCCATATGTTTAATAATGCCTAGTTGAATTAAAATTTCGGCATTACTTCGATTGAGGAACAGAAATAACAGAACAGAATTTACAAACATAAGTTTATTAAACTAGCAGCATAATCAACCAAATCAAAATCACCAATCCACTCCTctatttctttaattcttttgcCAGGAAAGTGTCAAAGCGTTGTATGAAATTCTATCCCATCAATGGAATCAACAAATTAGTTTCACATAAAACATAAATGTTTGTCAATTTATCTTTTAGTTTGAAGGTacactaaaaacaattcaccTAACTACCGAATACAATACTAAAGCGGGCAAGTGGGTGGTATCGTGTCAAATTCGTGTTCGTATCGGATAATAAAATATGCTTGAATTGAAAAGagggagggagagagagagtcgTACCAAAACAACATGTTTGTCGATGACATCGAGTTTCAAGTCGGAAGAGATAGAAGGGGAGCCATTAGAGAGAGTTCCGAAGCCATAGGAGCTAACACGAACAAAATCCACAGAAACTGGGAGGGATATACGGCGGACTAAATCAGCTAAAAAGACAAAAGCGCCGGTGGCAACGCCGACGAACACCGGCAATTGGGTGGAAGAGGCAGATAGGTCGTGGTTCAGCTGATCGGCGAGTTCGATGACGCGTTTGGATATTTCGTCCGAACTCCATAGGACCGTCTCTATGTCATCCTCCATTGAAAACGCCGTATACGGGGTCAGAGAAGGTTTCGCCGCCGCCGTCTCCAGAAGCGTGTTTTAGGGGGATGCAGTAGTCTACTCTCAATATAGACTGCGGAGTTGAGTAAGTGAGTTGAATACAACGTTCGAACTGTAGTACTGTATGTCTGTACCCAAACCCAAGTGTCAGATATTCTAGTTCAACCAGTAAAATAGCATAATAAAACAAATACTTGCAAGTTAAATGACAAATGACAAATGACAAATGACAAAAAACTTGTGGAGCGCTAAACCCCGCCCCATTATTACTCACCCGCCCTATGTAGTTACTAAAATACCCTTCATTATGTTAGCTTTCTCTCTCCCCCATTTTACACCCACATTACTCTTAATCTCTCCATCAAACTTGTTAATAAATTTAGTTAATGTAtttttgaaattaaataaatttggttcgtaaatttaattaaaatccaa
This Spinacia oleracea cultivar Varoflay chromosome 6, BTI_SOV_V1, whole genome shotgun sequence DNA region includes the following protein-coding sequences:
- the LOC110802707 gene encoding potassium transporter 10 isoform X1, which produces MDSVNEGTEGRGSMWDLDQKLDQPMDEEAGKLKNAYREKKYSTLLLLRLAFQSLGVVYGDLGTSPLYVFFNTFPHGVKDPDDVIGALSLIIYSLTLVPLLKYVFIVCRANDNGQGGTFALYSLLCRHANVNTIPNRHRTDEDLTTYSRFKLQDKSFASKTRQWLENHSSRKNSLLLLVLVGTCMVIGDGILTPAISVLSASGGIKVDHPNLSNGSLLFLSLLCIVLSVKVIFLVKRCAAVLASFFTYFSSYADVVVLVAVVILVGLFSLQHYGTDKVGWLFAPIVLLWFLMIGGIGAFNIWKYDSSVLKAFSPVYLYRYLKGGGKDGWTSLGGIMLSITGTEALFADLAHFPVLAVQIAFTVIVFPCLLLAYSGQAAYLVNHQDHVEDAFYHSIPDSIYWPVFIIATLAAIVASQATITATFSIIKQALALGCFPRVKVVHTSKKFLGQVYIPDINWILMVLCIAVTAGFRNQNQIGNAYGTAVVIVMLATTFLMILIMLLVWRWHWILVLIFTGLSLLVELTYFSAVLFKIDQGGWVPLVIAAAFLIVMVVWHYGTVKRYEFEMHSKVSMAWILGLGPSLGLVRVPGIGLVYTELASGVPSIFSHFITNLPAIHSVVVFVCVKYLPVYTVPEDERFLVKRIGPKNFHMFRCVARYGYKDLHKKDDDFEKKLFHNLFMFVRLESMMEGCTDSEEYSSSIYGQQTAESRDCFLDNGSTIMSEFEHTIESGDSIVPANSPLRQVHFRPRSSGQASSQNEVDELDFLNSCRDSGVVHILGNTVVKARKDSRLYKRIAVDYIYAFLRKICREHSVIFNVPHESLLNVGQVFYV
- the LOC110802707 gene encoding potassium transporter 10 isoform X2, producing the protein MDSVNEGTEGRGSMWDLDQKLDQPMDEEAGKLKNAYREKKYSTLLLLRLAFQSLGVVYGDLGTSPLYVFFNTFPHGVKDPDDVIGALSLIIYSLTLVPLLKYVFIVCRANDNGQGGTFALYSLLCRHANVNTIPNRHRTDEDLTTYSRFKLQDKSFASKTRQWLENHSSRKNSLLLLVLVGTCMVIGDGILTPAISVLSASGGIKVDHPNLSNDVVVLVAVVILVGLFSLQHYGTDKVGWLFAPIVLLWFLMIGGIGAFNIWKYDSSVLKAFSPVYLYRYLKGGGKDGWTSLGGIMLSITGTEALFADLAHFPVLAVQIAFTVIVFPCLLLAYSGQAAYLVNHQDHVEDAFYHSIPDSIYWPVFIIATLAAIVASQATITATFSIIKQALALGCFPRVKVVHTSKKFLGQVYIPDINWILMVLCIAVTAGFRNQNQIGNAYGTAVVIVMLATTFLMILIMLLVWRWHWILVLIFTGLSLLVELTYFSAVLFKIDQGGWVPLVIAAAFLIVMVVWHYGTVKRYEFEMHSKVSMAWILGLGPSLGLVRVPGIGLVYTELASGVPSIFSHFITNLPAIHSVVVFVCVKYLPVYTVPEDERFLVKRIGPKNFHMFRCVARYGYKDLHKKDDDFEKKLFHNLFMFVRLESMMEGCTDSEEYSSSIYGQQTAESRDCFLDNGSTIMSEFEHTIESGDSIVPANSPLRQVHFRPRSSGQASSQNEVDELDFLNSCRDSGVVHILGNTVVKARKDSRLYKRIAVDYIYAFLRKICREHSVIFNVPHESLLNVGQVFYV
- the LOC110802714 gene encoding uncharacterized protein, translating into MEDDIETVLWSSDEISKRVIELADQLNHDLSASSTQLPVFVGVATGAFVFLADLVRRISLPVSVDFVRVSSYGFGTLSNGSPSISSDLKLDVIDKHVVLVEDIVDTGNTLSKLIEYLKSKGASSVSVCTFLDKPSRRKVSIELVGKGKFYGGFECPDKFVVGYGMDFAEVYRNLPYVGILKPRCYQGIKEERPKN